One Solanum lycopersicum chromosome 4, SLM_r2.1 DNA window includes the following coding sequences:
- the LOC101263405 gene encoding cytochrome P450 71AU50-like — MTLIWTVLVVALFVYQLLSIHKRKKFPPGPKGLPILGHLHLLGKNPHQDLQKLANKHGPIMYMRLGLVPTFVASSADAAEKVLKTYDHVFASRPHHEASQYLSYGQKNLIFAKYGVYWRNMRKLCTVHLLSNNKINSFQSMRKQQVQLLIESLKKEAHDRVAVDLSAKITSLNANLTCLMVFGKKYMDEDLDKRGFKSIVQDVVHLAATPNLGDFFPFLGAIDLQGLTRKLKDLSEVFDEFLEKIIDEHVHSHEHKQTKDFVDTMMGIMQSGVAEFQLDRRHIKAILFDMLIAAMDTTASSTEWILTELLRHPQVMKKLQKELQEVVGLERTVEESDLENLKYLDMVVKEGLRLHPVVPLFYHESMEDCVVDGFHIKKGSRVMVNCYAAQRDPNVWPEPEMFLPERFVGSCIDFRGRDFQLVPFGSGRRSCPGMQLAVIVVRLVVAQLVHCFEWELPNGMQPCDLDIDEKFGMVTCREKPLMAIPTYNLNKS; from the exons ATGACTTTGATATGGACAGTTCTAGTGGTTGCTCTATTTGTATATCAGCTGCTAAGCATTCACAAGAGGAAAAAGTTTCCTCCTGGTCCAAAAGGGCTTCCTATTTTAGGACATCTTCATTTGTTAGGCAAAAATCCACACCAAGATTTACAAAAACTAGCCAACAAACATGGTCCTATTATGTATATGAGACTAGGGCTAGTACCTACATTCGTTGCCTCGTCTGCTGATGCAGCCGAAAAAGTCCTCAAGACATATGATCACGTTTTTGCTAGCAGGCCTCATCATGAGGCATCTCAATATTTGTCTTATGGACAGAAGAATTTGATATTTGCAAAGTATGGTGTGTATTGGCGTAACATGCGCAAATTGTGCACTGTGCACCTTTTGAGCAATAACAAGATCAATTCATTTCAATCCATGAGAAAACAACAAGTTCAACTTCTTATTGAGTCGCTTAAAAAGGAAGCTCATGATCGCGTAGCTGTTGATCTTAGTGCAAAGATTACGTCCTTAAATGCTAACTTGACTTGTTTAATGGTGTTTGGTAAGAAGTACATGGATGAGGACTTGGACAAGAGGGGATTCAAATCTATTGTTCAAGATGTTGTGCATTTAGCAGCAACGCCAAATCTTGGTGATTTTTTCCCCTTCCTTGGTGCTATTGATCTCCAGGGTCTCACTCGCAAGCTCAAGGATCTTTCAGAAGTGTTTGATGAGTTCCTTGAGAAGATCATTGATGAACATGTGCATTCACACGAACATAAGCAAACCAAGGACTTTGTAGACACCATGATGGGCATAATGCAATCTGGGGTAGCAGAATTTCAGCTTGACCGTCGTCACATAAAAGCTATCCTCTTT GACATGCTTATAGCTGCTATGGACACTACAGCATCATCAACAGAATGGATACTGACAGAACTTCTTAGACATCCCCAAGTGATGAAGAAACTCCAAAAGGAGTTGCAAGAAGTGGTAGGCCTTGAAAGAACGGTTGAAGAATCCGACCTGGAAAATTTGAAGTACTTAGACATGGTTGTAAAAGAGGGCCTGAGGCTGCATCCTGTAGTGCCACTATTTTATCATGAGTCCATGGAAGATTGTGTAGTCGACGGTTTCCACATAAAAAAGGGATCCCGAGTCATGGTTAATTGTTATGCAGCTCAAAGAGATCCAAATGTTTGGCCTGAGCCTGAGATGTTTTTGCCTGAGAGATTTGTTGGAAGTTGTATAGATTTTCGTGGACGCGACTTTCAACTTGTACCATTTGGCTCTGGGAGAAGAAGTTGTCCTGGAATGCAGTTGGCAGTTATTGTCGTCCGCCTTGTGGTGGCACAATTGGTGCATTGCTTTGAGTGGGAGCTTCCAAATGGTATGCAGCCTTGTGATTTAGACATTGATGAGAAGTTTGGGATGGTAACATGTAGAGAGAAACCATTAATGGCTATTCCTACTTACAATCTTAACAAATCATGA